The Rhizoctonia solani chromosome 4, complete sequence genome contains a region encoding:
- a CDS encoding Core histone H2A/H2B/H3/H4, whose translation MSGKGGKSGAKGGKAGSTETKTQSRSAKAGLQFPVGRIHRMLKKGNYAQRVGAGAPVYLAAVLEYLAAEILELAGNAARDNKKARIVPRHLQLAIKNDEELNKLLGHVIISQGGVVPYIPPELLPNKTKQPGGRADKVGESQDL comes from the exons ATGTCTG GCAAAGGCGGCAAATCCGGTGCTAAGGGGGGCAAGGCTGGCTCGACTGAAACCAAGACCCAATCCCGCTCTGCGAAGGCTGGTCTCCAATTCCCCGTCGGTCGTATCCACCGTATGCTCAAGAAGGGCAACTATGCTCAACGTGTTGGTGCCGGTGCACCCGTCTATCTGGCTGCCGTCCTTGAATACCTAGCAGCCGAGATTCTCGAGTTGGCTGGTAACGCTGCACGAG ATAACAAGAAGGCTCGTATTGTTCCTCGCCATCTCCAGCTTGCTATCAAGAATGATGAGGAATTGAACAAGCTCCTCGGTCACGTCATCATCTCACAGGGTGGTGTCGTTCCTTACATTCCTCCCGAGCTCTTGCCCAACAAGACCAAGCAACCTGGTGGCAGGGCCGACAAGGTTGGCGAGTCGCAAGACCTCTAG
- a CDS encoding Core histone H2A/H2B/H3/H4: protein MAGTKPASTAQKAPASTGGKAPVKASEPSSAKKTASKSAKPTSTAGDSEKKKRKKSRKETYSSYIYKVLKQVHPDTGISNKAMAILNSFVNDIFERIATEASKLASYSKKSTISSREIQTSVRLILPGELSKHAISEGTKSVTKFSAGAGK from the exons ATGGCTGGCACTAAACCCGCTTCCACTGCCCAGAAGGCTCCCGCCTCCACCGGTGGCAAGGCTCCTGTCAAGGCTTCAGAGCCATCTTCTGCCAAGAAGACTGCCTCCAAGTCTGCGAAACCTACTTCCACTGCTGGTGAttcggagaagaagaagcgcaaGAAGAGCCGCAAGGAGACTTACTCTTCTTACATCTACAAGG TACTCAAGCAAGTTCACCCTGACACCGGTATTTCCAACAAAGCTATGGCCATCCTGAACTCCTTTGTCAACGATATTTTCGAGCGTATTGCTACCGAGGCCTCCA AATTGGCCTCGTACTCCAAGAAGAGTACCATCTCTTCTCGCGAAATCCAGACATCAGTTCGCCTTATTCTCCCCGGAGAATTGTCTAAGCATGCCATCTCCGAAGGCACTAAGTCGGTGACCAAGTTCTCGGCTGGTGCTGGCAAGTAA
- a CDS encoding Fungal specific transcription factor domain, whose translation MPVPFLSFEGLRNRLANNTPSAADPGTLDYGATSHQGFDELESTDGSDDEAPRHYQLQPLRKEAPIYKSPELIENDESPSQPQPQSPKDTEALVQDEGPKSEEHLPQELPVGNEAPKEKQRVPGETRSATTPSTPGLSPEDQELSYYVNLVFPVLHELAGFNLSAKELMTVSKREPTIRSALVAQAKHHQNRMRFLTSTDGPHHQTTQKLCLDLAASNNVYVSALGGLNSVFEKATRENDIDTLAVLYTLLHFGGIGELLTRHIARRGNQSSGGGFLLELSCRWLASSIARYADLASALRRGSDRQRAVIQAAINIDIYSSIALCRPPHFLDSYRASFRNGDISTAVDSNGARMAVPRLDDLMDIPAKTLLALAEMSAMASWKAEHLRHGTLSVMDLSRWAKRVDALLAPPSPELLLGSISLKPTVKTHPVANKAAPQPVAGPSEFASAAQLQVNTEATPVSMSLIFPTISNLPAPVNPVKSEGESVKAGSTTVPVALTEQITAGTLPPSTPVTETIDQAMTDSVADTCTAPKPPASERPVVPRATPNQMPRLPYRRILPPATREVFRCAGRVFLHTILSGEHPRVHDIVQAVGDTCGALRDLGLSYLPPGSRPSQTDDLRFPVVRGLPFCIFIAGCMAGNMEQGMFLRSCLRPVIREIDMQASELLTTVLGERAGSGDATSWQSVMVKRGARLVFM comes from the exons ATGCCTGTCCCTTTCCTCTCTTTTGAGGGGTTACGAAATCGACTTGCCAACAATACTCCATCGGCCGCAGACCCAGGTACTCTGGACTATGGTGCTACTTCCCACCAAGGGTTTGATGAGCTAGAATCAACCG ATGGTTCAGATGATGAGGCCCCTCGCCACTATCAACTCCAACCTCTTAGGAAGGAAGCGCCCATTTACAAATCACCGGAACTCATAGAGAATGACGAGAGCCCCTCTCAGCCCCAGCCTCAATCTCCAAAGGACACCGAGGCATTGGTACAGGATGAAGGGCCAAAAT CCGAGGAGCACTTGCCTCAGGAGCTCCCCGTTGGCAATGAAGCGCCCAAAGAAAAGCAACGTGTCCCTGGAGAAACACGCTCGGCGACCACCCCAAGCACCCCAGGGCTATCCCCTGAAGATCAGGAACTG TCTTATTACGTCAATCTTGTCTTTCCCGTGCTTCATGAGCTTGCTGGTTTCAACTTATCCGCAAAGGAACTGATGACGGTTTCCAAACGAGAGCCTACAATCCGTAGTGCTTTAGTTGCCCAGGCCAAGCATCATCAAAATCGCATGAGGTTCCTAACTTCCACCGATGGACCTCATCACCAGACAACCCAGAAGCTGTGCCTGGACCTCGCAGCATCCAATAATGTCTATGTCAGCGCGCTTGGAGGACTTAATTCTGTTTTCGAAAAAGCGACACGGGAAAATGACATAGATACTCTTGCCGTTCTCTATACATTGCTACATTTTGGTGGCATTGGGGAGCTTCTTACTCGTCACATTGCACGCCGGGGCAACCAAAGTTCCGGAGGTGGTTTCTTGTTGGAGTTATCTTGTCGATGGTTGGCTAGCTCTATTGCTCGTTACGCTGATTTGGCATCGGCGCTACGCCGTGGTAGTGATAGGCAACGGGCGGTAATACAAGCCGCAATCAATATCGATATATACTCTTCAATTGCACTATGCCGGCCGCCTCACTTCCTCGATTCGTACCGCGCTTCCTTCAGGAATGGTGATATCTCCACGGCGGTGGATTCTAATGGAGCTCGGATGGCGGTGCCTCGTCTGGATGATTTAATGGATATACCTGCTAAAACATTACTAGCACTTGCGGAAATGTCGGCTATGGCATCATGGAAAGCCGAGCACTTGCGTCATGGTACATTGAGCGTTATGGATCTCTCGCGCTGGGCTAAACGGGTTGATGCATTATTAGCACCTCCTTCGCCTGAGTTGTTGCTTGGCTCTATATCACTTAAACCAACCGTGAAAACCCATCCCGTGGCTAACAAAGCAGCACCCCAGCCCGTTGCAGGGCCATCCGAGTTCGCGAGCGCGGCCCAGCTTCAAGTAAATACCGAAGCTACACCTGTGTCGATGAGTTTGATATTTCCCACAATATCCAACCTCCCTGCCCCTGTTAATCCAGTAAAATCGGAGGGGGAAAGCGTCAAAGCGGGCTCAACCACTGTGCCCGTCGCCTTGACGGAGCAAATAACGGCAGGAACACTCCCCCCATCCACCCCCGTCACAGAAACAATCGATCAAGCTATGACAGATTCTGTGGCGGACACGTGCACGGCGCCTAAACCACCTGCCTCTGAGCGGCCTGTTGTGCCTCGTGCTACGCCCAATCAGATGCCTCGCCTTCCGTATCGCCGCATACTACCCCCTGCAACCCGCGAAGTGTTTCGATGCGCCGGTAGAGTGTTTTTGCACACGATTCTTTCCGGCGAGCACCCTCGTGTGCATGACATCGTTCAGGCGGTTGGGGATACATGCGGTGCTTTGCGCGATCTTGGACTCAGCTATCTTCCTCCTGGCTCCCGTCCCTCCCAAACAGATGACTTGCGTTTTCCCGTTGTTCGAGGGTTACCTTTTTGCATTTTCATTGCAGGATGTATGGCCGGGAACATGGAACAAGGGATGTTTTTGAGGTCGTGTTTGAGACCTGTCATTCGCGAGATAGACATGCAGGCTTCCGAACTACTAACCACCGTACTCGGAGAGCGTGCTGGTTCTGGAGATGCCACTAGCTGGCAATCTGTCATGGTCAAACGAGGGGCCCGGCTGGTTTTCATGTAG
- a CDS encoding Core histone H2A/H2B/H3/H4, with translation MARTKQTARKSTGGKAPRKQLATKQARKSAKSAPTTTGGVKKPHRFRPGTVALREIRRYQKSTELLIRKLPFQRLVREIAQDFKTDLRFQSSAVMALQEASEAYLVSLFEDTNLAAIHAKRVTIQPKDLALARRLRGVADGAYILSVLAPDHAFDFVRIDVNNNTVSAHPHVLGTPFELSVTGPTLSYPLTLSPRSKNVYFVPREGFSLAGMFQNPVSPALILLPGPLLTEDGRLDDVDDGIKHFIGQQDSMSEETKQELQQKQQDMFGITNAPASGLPKDLDVGSARAALTGGAKGGKNARRKK, from the exons ATGGCCCGCACCAAGCAAACCGCTCGCAAGTCTACCGGTGGCAAGGCGCCCCGCAAGCAGCTCGCTACCAAGCAAGCACGCAAGTCTGCCAAGTCTGCACCG ACCACTACTGGCGGTGTTAAGAAGCCTCATCGTTTCCGCCCTGGAACTGTCGCTCTCCGTGAAATTAGGAGGTACCAAAAGTCTACCGAACTCCTCATTCGCAAACTCCCCTTCCAGCGTCTCGTTCGTGAGATTGCGCAGGACTTCAAGACCGACCTCCGCTTCCAGAGTTCGGCTGTCATGGCTCTTCAGGAGGCCTCCGAAGCTTACCTTGTGTCCTTGTTTGAGGACACCAACTTGGCTGCGATCCACGCTAAGCGTGTAACAAT CCAACCAAAAGATCTTGCTCTTGCTCGTCGCCTCCGTG GAGTGGCAGATGGAGCGTATATCTTGAGCGTGCTAGCCCCCGACCACGCATTTGACTTT GTCCGTATAGATGTTAATAACAATACGGTGTCCGCCCATCCACACGTGCTTGGTACTCCATTCGAGCTTTCAGTCACTGGCCCTACACTATCATATCCGCTTACTCTCTCGCCCCGCTCGAAGAATGTGTACTTTGTTCCGAGAGAAGGGTTCAGTCTGGCGGGGATGTTCCAAAACCCGGTGAGCCCTGCTTTGATTCTGCTTCCTGGCCCACTACTGACGGAAGATGGGAGGTTAGATGATGTTGATGATG GTATTAAGCACTTTATTGGCCAACAGGATAGCATGAGCGAAGAGACCAAACAAGAGTTACAGCAAAAGCAGCAGGACATGTTTGGAATTACGAACGCGCCGGCTTCGGGGTTACCGAAAGATTTGGACGTGGGTTCCGCGCGAGCGGCATTAACGGGAGGTGCCAAGGGTGGAAAGAATGCTCGACGAAAGAAATGA